In Nostoc sp. CENA543, a single genomic region encodes these proteins:
- the fabZ gene encoding 3-hydroxyacyl-ACP dehydratase FabZ → MSTLSEVNSHNAIASPSPDAAAPEIQTTFSPEEILELLPHRYPILLVDKIINYVPGKLAVGIKNVTFNEPQFQGHFPGRPLMPGVLIVEAMAQVGGVILRQLPDSEKGLFVFAGIDKVRFRRQVVPGDQLTMTVELLWIKQRRFSKMQARAEVDGQLAAEGELMFSMVN, encoded by the coding sequence ATGTCAACCCTATCTGAAGTCAATAGTCATAACGCGATCGCTTCTCCATCTCCCGATGCAGCTGCACCTGAAATTCAGACGACTTTCAGCCCAGAAGAAATCCTGGAGCTACTGCCCCATCGTTATCCAATCCTACTTGTAGATAAAATTATCAACTATGTCCCAGGTAAACTGGCTGTAGGTATTAAAAACGTTACATTTAACGAGCCGCAGTTTCAGGGACACTTCCCAGGTAGACCACTGATGCCAGGTGTGTTAATTGTAGAAGCAATGGCTCAAGTAGGGGGTGTGATTTTAAGACAATTACCAGATTCAGAAAAGGGACTGTTTGTTTTTGCTGGTATAGATAAAGTCCGCTTCCGTCGTCAGGTAGTACCAGGAGACCAGCTAACCATGACAGTGGAACTGTTATGGATTAAACAGCGTCGTTTCAGCAAAATGCAAGCCCGTGCAGAAGTTGACGGTCAACTTGCTGCTGAAGGCGAATTGATGTTTTCTATGGTTAACTAA
- a CDS encoding BamA/TamA family outer membrane protein has translation MRLSPVLVTAVAITAPLTGSLSANAQTPNSLEVTAEVAPSANNQQLEQVETAPEQQPQVTEVKNLAETPTAETSAKVALSSNEKSTKSAVTVTKEVTVPTIEIATTPSSTAQKSNSLPTISVSSATTKDLTAQKSVFKSPVVISSSPLKITTTKTALSNQGTASQLVQAPVTNPVTPTPETTPTDTTTEPETPTLEITPTTPTTEPANTPTLETTPTTPTPDSPNPPATQDNFNTPSNTQETTEPRVLVSEVLVRSQTGQLAPELETQVYNVIRTQPGRTTTRTQLQEDINAIFATGFFSNVQAAPEDTPLGVRVNFVVQPNPVLTKVEIQANPGTGVASVLPSGTADEIFREQYGKILNLRDLQEGIKQLTKRYQDRGYVLANVVGAPQVTESGVVTLQVAEGVVENIKVRFRNKEGQDVNEKGEPIRGRTREYVIKRELELKPGQVFNRNTVQKDLQRVFGTGLFEDVNVSLDPGTDPSKVDIVVNVVERSSGSIAAGAGISSASGLFGTISYQQQNLGGRNQKLGAEVQVGERELLFDLRFTDPWIAGDPYRTSYTANIFRRRSISLIFDGQDNDIRTFDPNNITNTDEQDRPRVTRLGGGITFTRPLSGNPYERAEWTASAGFQYQRVTTRDADGNLRKEGAVFDDNGNRTSETIPLSFSGTGEDDLLFLQLGAQRDRRNNPLQPTSGSFLRFGVDQSVPIGSGSIFLTRLRGSYSQYLPVKFTGFTKGPETLAFNIQGGTVFGDLPPYEAFTLGGSNSVRGYEEGTLSSGRSYVQASVEYRFPVFSVISGALFFDVGSDLGTTTRAAEILNKNGTGYGYGLGVRVQSPLGPIRIDYGLNDDGESRINFGIGERF, from the coding sequence ATGCGTTTATCTCCCGTATTAGTGACAGCTGTAGCGATTACAGCACCTTTAACCGGCTCTTTGAGTGCTAATGCCCAAACTCCTAACAGTTTAGAGGTAACAGCAGAAGTTGCCCCAAGTGCCAATAATCAACAATTAGAACAGGTTGAAACTGCACCAGAACAGCAGCCCCAAGTTACTGAAGTGAAAAACTTGGCAGAAACTCCGACTGCGGAAACTTCTGCTAAGGTTGCTTTATCATCTAATGAGAAATCGACAAAATCCGCAGTAACGGTAACAAAAGAAGTAACTGTACCGACTATAGAAATTGCTACAACCCCAAGTTCTACTGCTCAAAAATCTAATTCTCTTCCCACTATTTCAGTCTCATCTGCTACTACTAAAGATTTAACTGCTCAAAAGTCAGTTTTTAAATCCCCTGTAGTTATTTCTTCGTCTCCATTAAAAATAACAACTACAAAAACAGCATTAAGTAACCAGGGAACAGCTAGTCAACTAGTACAAGCACCAGTTACAAATCCTGTTACGCCAACGCCAGAGACAACACCCACTGACACAACAACAGAACCAGAAACCCCGACATTAGAAATAACACCTACAACCCCAACAACAGAACCCGCAAACACACCAACATTAGAAACAACACCCACAACCCCAACACCAGATTCTCCTAATCCCCCCGCAACACAGGATAATTTCAACACTCCCAGCAACACCCAAGAAACTACAGAACCCCGTGTGTTGGTATCAGAAGTGTTGGTGCGATCGCAAACAGGACAACTTGCCCCAGAATTAGAAACTCAAGTTTATAATGTGATCCGCACCCAACCAGGACGGACAACCACGCGTACACAATTGCAAGAAGACATTAACGCTATTTTCGCTACTGGCTTCTTCTCTAATGTCCAAGCTGCGCCAGAGGACACTCCCTTGGGTGTCAGGGTAAATTTTGTTGTCCAGCCCAACCCCGTGTTAACTAAAGTAGAAATACAAGCTAACCCTGGTACTGGAGTTGCTTCTGTGCTGCCATCTGGAACGGCGGATGAAATTTTCCGTGAACAATACGGCAAAATTCTCAACTTGCGTGACTTACAAGAAGGCATCAAGCAACTAACTAAGCGATATCAAGACCGAGGTTATGTTTTAGCTAACGTCGTTGGTGCGCCACAAGTAACCGAAAGTGGAGTTGTCACCCTGCAAGTGGCGGAAGGCGTGGTAGAAAACATTAAAGTCCGCTTCCGTAACAAAGAAGGTCAAGATGTCAACGAGAAAGGTGAACCAATTAGAGGTCGCACCAGAGAGTATGTAATTAAGCGGGAATTAGAGTTAAAACCAGGACAAGTATTTAACCGCAACACCGTACAAAAAGACCTACAACGGGTATTCGGGACAGGATTATTTGAAGATGTCAACGTTTCCCTTGACCCTGGCACTGACCCTAGTAAAGTTGATATAGTCGTGAATGTAGTTGAGCGTAGTAGTGGTTCTATTGCGGCAGGCGCGGGGATTAGTTCTGCGAGTGGACTTTTCGGTACAATCAGCTATCAGCAGCAAAACCTGGGCGGTAGAAACCAAAAACTAGGAGCTGAAGTCCAAGTTGGCGAAAGGGAGTTACTATTTGACCTCCGCTTCACAGATCCTTGGATTGCAGGTGATCCTTACCGGACTTCTTATACAGCCAATATTTTCCGTCGCCGTTCTATTTCCTTGATTTTTGACGGTCAGGATAATGATATTAGAACATTTGACCCGAATAATATTACTAACACTGATGAACAAGACCGTCCCCGTGTCACCCGCCTTGGTGGTGGCATAACCTTCACCCGTCCTTTATCTGGTAATCCTTACGAAAGAGCCGAATGGACTGCTTCAGCCGGATTCCAGTATCAACGAGTAACTACCCGTGATGCTGACGGTAACTTGAGAAAAGAGGGGGCAGTATTTGATGATAACGGCAACCGTACCAGTGAAACTATTCCCCTGAGTTTTTCCGGTACAGGAGAAGATGATTTATTGTTCCTACAGTTAGGAGCGCAGCGCGATCGCCGCAACAATCCTTTACAACCTACTAGTGGTTCTTTCCTGCGTTTCGGTGTAGACCAATCAGTACCCATTGGTTCAGGTAGTATTTTCCTTACCAGACTGCGGGGTAGCTATAGCCAATATTTACCCGTGAAATTTACAGGCTTTACCAAAGGCCCCGAAACCCTAGCCTTTAACATCCAAGGGGGTACAGTCTTCGGTGATTTACCTCCCTATGAAGCCTTTACCCTTGGCGGTAGTAACTCCGTGCGTGGTTATGAAGAAGGCACACTGAGCAGTGGCCGCAGCTACGTACAAGCATCAGTAGAATATCGTTTTCCAGTATTTTCAGTTATTAGTGGCGCGTTATTCTTTGATGTCGGTAGCGACTTAGGTACTACCACCAGAGCAGCTGAAATATTGAATAAAAACGGCACAGGCTACGGCTACGGCTTAGGCGTGCGCGTACAATCACCCCTTGGCCCAATCCGCATCGACTACGGTCTCAATGACGACGGTGAGAGCCGGATTAACTTTGGCATTGGCGAGAGATTCTAG
- the lpxB gene encoding lipid-A-disaccharide synthase — translation MRIFISTGEVSGDLQGSLLIAALQRQAVAAGIELEIVALGGDKMATAGAKILGNTSGIGSMGILESLPYVLPTLRVQRQAIAYLKQYPPDLVVLIDYMGPNIGIGSYMQKHLPNVPVAYYIAPQEWVWSMSLQNTSRIVGFTDKLLAIFPEEARYFSRNGANVTWVGHPLIDRMQDAPSREIARAELGIDAEQIAIALLPASRKQELKYLLPVIFQAAQNIQSKLPTAHFWIPLSLEVYRKPIEEAVKSYGLRATILSGKQKEVFAAADFAITKSGTVNLELALLNVPQVVVYRLHPVTAWIARTILRGSIPFASPPNLVVMKPIVPELLQEQATPENITQAAMELLLNPQKREQTLADYQQMRQCLGELGVCDRAAQEILQMLGSAE, via the coding sequence ATGCGAATATTTATTAGCACTGGTGAAGTTTCTGGCGATTTGCAAGGCTCGCTGTTGATTGCGGCGTTGCAGCGTCAAGCTGTGGCGGCGGGTATAGAATTGGAGATTGTCGCCTTGGGTGGTGACAAAATGGCGACGGCTGGGGCAAAGATTTTGGGGAATACCAGTGGTATTGGTTCGATGGGTATTCTGGAATCTTTGCCTTATGTTTTGCCAACTTTAAGAGTACAGCGTCAGGCGATCGCCTATTTAAAACAATATCCCCCCGATTTAGTGGTGTTAATTGACTACATGGGGCCGAATATTGGCATCGGTAGTTATATGCAAAAGCATTTACCGAATGTGCCTGTGGCTTACTATATTGCGCCGCAGGAGTGGGTATGGTCGATGAGTTTGCAAAATACTTCTCGGATTGTGGGATTTACCGATAAGTTATTGGCAATATTTCCAGAAGAAGCCCGTTATTTTAGCCGGAATGGGGCGAATGTCACTTGGGTAGGTCATCCCCTCATTGACCGGATGCAAGACGCGCCTAGCCGGGAAATAGCCCGTGCTGAATTAGGAATTGATGCCGAGCAGATAGCGATCGCACTTCTGCCTGCTTCCAGAAAACAAGAATTAAAATATTTACTGCCAGTAATTTTTCAAGCTGCCCAAAATATCCAAAGCAAACTACCAACAGCTCACTTTTGGATTCCCCTGTCGTTGGAAGTTTACAGAAAGCCAATTGAGGAGGCTGTGAAAAGTTATGGACTGAGGGCGACAATTCTCTCAGGTAAACAAAAAGAAGTATTTGCGGCGGCTGATTTCGCCATTACCAAATCCGGCACAGTGAACTTAGAACTGGCTTTATTAAACGTGCCGCAGGTGGTAGTGTATCGTTTACATCCCGTCACCGCCTGGATTGCGAGAACTATCCTCAGAGGTTCTATTCCCTTTGCGTCGCCACCTAACTTAGTGGTGATGAAACCAATTGTGCCGGAGTTATTGCAAGAACAAGCCACCCCAGAAAACATTACCCAAGCCGCAATGGAATTATTGCTGAATCCTCAAAAGCGAGAGCAAACCTTGGCAGATTACCAACAAATGCGCCAGTGTTTGGGAGAATTGGGAGTGTGCGATCGCGCAGCTCAAGAAATTTTGCAAATGCTTGGGAGTGCTGAGTGA
- the lpxC gene encoding UDP-3-O-acyl-N-acetylglucosamine deacetylase: protein MLEHTLAAAITQTGVGLHSGVTTQVRILPADAGSGRYFVRVDLPDSPIIPAQVAAVSQTVLSTQLGKGEVSVRTVEHLLAALAGMGVDNARIEIDGGEVPLLDGSARIWANSIAQAGLTPQTATQPQSPITVEQPIWIRQDDAFVAAIPASETRFSYGIDFDLPAIGNQWHSWCKVSDSVQAGLSFSEEIAPARTFGLAHQIEYLQKSGLIKGGSLDNALVCGTDGWVNPPLRFANEPVRHKILDLVGDLSLLGYFPCAHFLAYKASHNLHIQLAQKILADGSNSPSQLNPKVEFNYTTHVNPI, encoded by the coding sequence ATGCTAGAACACACCCTGGCTGCGGCAATTACTCAAACTGGTGTGGGACTCCATAGCGGTGTTACTACCCAAGTGCGGATACTACCGGCGGATGCAGGAAGTGGACGTTATTTTGTCAGGGTCGATTTGCCGGATTCGCCTATTATTCCTGCCCAAGTTGCGGCTGTGAGTCAAACTGTACTGTCAACACAATTGGGGAAAGGCGAAGTATCGGTTCGCACAGTGGAACATTTATTGGCGGCTTTGGCGGGTATGGGTGTAGATAATGCCCGTATAGAAATTGATGGGGGAGAAGTACCGCTTTTAGATGGTTCGGCGCGGATATGGGCAAATAGCATTGCACAAGCAGGTTTGACTCCCCAAACAGCTACTCAACCCCAAAGCCCCATCACCGTAGAACAGCCTATCTGGATTCGTCAAGATGATGCTTTTGTAGCGGCGATCCCAGCGTCCGAAACCCGCTTTAGCTACGGGATTGATTTTGATTTACCAGCGATTGGTAATCAATGGCATAGTTGGTGTAAAGTTAGCGATTCAGTACAAGCTGGTTTGAGCTTTAGTGAAGAGATAGCCCCAGCCCGAACTTTTGGGTTGGCTCATCAAATTGAATATTTACAAAAATCTGGGTTGATTAAAGGTGGTAGCTTAGATAATGCCCTGGTTTGTGGTACTGATGGTTGGGTAAATCCGCCATTAAGATTTGCAAATGAACCAGTCCGTCATAAAATTTTGGATTTAGTAGGGGATTTAAGTTTATTGGGATATTTTCCCTGCGCGCATTTTTTGGCGTACAAAGCCAGTCATAATTTACATATTCAGCTGGCACAAAAAATTCTAGCTGATGGTTCAAATTCACCATCCCAGCTAAATCCCAAAGTCGAATTCAATTACACCACCCATGTCAACCCTATCTGA
- a CDS encoding DNA cytosine methyltransferase, producing MTLGFEQAGFDVLAAVEIDPIHCATHEFNFPFCTVLCKSVEQTTGLEIRERSLIGDQEIDAVICGSPCQGFSLMGKRIFDDPRNSLVFHFHRLVLELQPKFFVMENVRGITIGEHKQILKLLIDEFKAYGYQVEEQYQILNAANYGVPQARERLFLLGARKDITLPNYPQPITQIAKPHPNLSDNSELPICPTVWQAIGDLPEAEDYSELLHRDWVIAEYKKPSIYAEVMRGIRTTTDNYAYPRQFDTRILSSSLRTNHSETTRQRFQETHQGEREPISRFHKLHPAGVCNTLRAGTDKYKGSFTSPRPIHPFSPRCITVREAARLHSYPDWFRFHITKWHGFRQVGNSVPPLLAKAVAQEIIRSLKISPVKPSIEYQLGEERLLQLNISQAEQYYYF from the coding sequence ATGACCCTTGGTTTTGAGCAGGCTGGCTTTGATGTGTTGGCGGCGGTGGAAATTGACCCAATTCACTGTGCTACCCATGAGTTTAATTTTCCGTTCTGCACGGTGTTGTGTAAAAGTGTAGAACAGACGACTGGTTTGGAAATTAGGGAGCGATCGCTCATTGGTGATCAAGAAATAGATGCGGTAATTTGTGGTTCTCCCTGTCAAGGTTTTTCGTTGATGGGTAAACGGATTTTTGATGATCCCCGTAATTCTTTGGTGTTTCATTTTCATCGGTTGGTTTTAGAGTTACAACCAAAGTTTTTTGTAATGGAAAATGTTCGGGGAATTACCATTGGTGAACACAAACAAATCCTCAAACTATTAATTGATGAATTTAAAGCTTACGGTTATCAAGTAGAAGAACAATATCAAATTCTTAATGCTGCTAATTATGGTGTTCCTCAAGCGCGGGAAAGATTATTTTTGCTGGGTGCGAGAAAAGATATCACCTTACCCAATTATCCCCAGCCAATTACCCAAATAGCCAAACCCCATCCAAATTTATCTGATAACTCAGAATTACCAATTTGTCCCACAGTTTGGCAAGCGATCGGCGATTTACCAGAGGCGGAAGATTATTCAGAGTTATTACATAGAGATTGGGTAATTGCAGAATATAAAAAACCTAGTATTTATGCTGAGGTGATGCGCGGAATCAGGACTACTACAGATAATTATGCTTATCCTCGTCAATTTGACACCCGAATTTTATCTTCCAGTCTGAGAACAAATCACTCAGAAACTACAAGACAACGTTTTCAGGAGACTCACCAAGGAGAGAGAGAACCTATTAGCCGATTTCATAAGTTACATCCGGCTGGTGTGTGCAATACTTTGAGGGCGGGAACGGATAAATATAAAGGTTCTTTTACCTCGCCTCGACCAATTCACCCTTTTTCCCCCAGATGTATCACTGTGCGGGAAGCTGCGCGTCTACATTCTTACCCAGATTGGTTTAGATTCCACATCACCAAATGGCATGGTTTTCGTCAAGTCGGGAATTCTGTACCGCCTTTATTAGCTAAAGCAGTAGCTCAAGAGATTATTCGCAGTTTAAAGATATCGCCTGTTAAACCTAGTATTGAGTATCAATTGGGAGAAGAAAGGCTTTTACAGCTAAATATCTCCCAAGCTGAACAATATTATTACTTTTAA
- the purC gene encoding phosphoribosylaminoimidazolesuccinocarboxamide synthase — translation MSVNSKLYEGKAKILYATDDPEVLLADFKDDATAFNAQKRGSILGKGNINCSISSQLFQQLEKSGIKTHYIDSPAPHQMRVKAVKILPLEVVIRNIAAGSLCQQTGLELGTVLKQPLVEFYYKNDQLGDPLLTRDRLLLLELATPEQVDAITHLALQINEFLQKFWLDCGITLVDFKLEFGVDSQGNLLLADEISPDTCRLWNVTETDPNRRVMDKDRFRKDLGNVEDAYQEVLQRVLQAVETK, via the coding sequence ATGTCTGTTAATTCCAAGCTATACGAAGGCAAAGCAAAAATTCTCTATGCAACTGATGATCCTGAAGTTTTACTAGCAGACTTCAAGGATGATGCAACTGCATTTAATGCCCAAAAGCGAGGAAGTATCCTTGGCAAAGGCAATATCAACTGTAGTATTTCTAGCCAACTGTTTCAGCAGTTGGAAAAGTCTGGTATTAAAACACACTATATAGATAGCCCTGCGCCTCATCAAATGCGCGTTAAGGCAGTAAAAATCCTACCTTTAGAAGTAGTTATCCGTAATATTGCGGCTGGAAGTCTGTGTCAACAAACAGGGTTAGAACTGGGTACAGTATTAAAGCAACCCCTAGTAGAGTTTTATTATAAAAACGATCAATTAGGTGATCCACTACTAACACGCGATCGCCTTTTACTACTAGAACTAGCGACACCGGAACAAGTAGATGCAATTACTCATCTAGCATTGCAAATTAATGAATTTCTCCAGAAATTCTGGTTGGACTGCGGTATCACTCTCGTTGACTTCAAACTAGAATTTGGCGTTGACTCACAAGGCAATTTACTCTTGGCAGATGAAATTAGTCCTGATACCTGTCGTTTGTGGAATGTCACGGAAACAGATCCTAATCGCCGTGTTATGGATAAAGACCGTTTCCGTAAAGACCTGGGGAATGTAGAAGATGCTTATCAGGAGGTTTTACAAAGGGTGTTGCAAGCGGTAGAAACTAAGTGA
- a CDS encoding DUF4351 domain-containing protein, which translates to MSQERERTDNDSPWKEILEAYFPQAMQFFFPQTAALINWERPHEFLDKEFQQIAREAEQGRRYADKLVKVWQLQGEEIWLLIHVEIQAKPEDNFAERMFSYNLRIFDKFGQPAISLAILCDADSNWRPNQYSYNYPDCALHFRFGSVKLLDYQNRWAELEASDNPFATVVMAHLKTQQTTKQPGERKAWKFSLIRRLYEQGLQERDIRNLYRFIDWVMILPKPLEAEFWQEFKQFEQERTMSYITTGERIGYERGKEEGKQEGEQALVLRLLQKRVGDLPAEVREQIQSLSLEQLETLGEALLDFSAIADLFNWLDANPTV; encoded by the coding sequence ATGAGCCAGGAAAGAGAAAGAACCGATAATGATTCACCGTGGAAAGAAATTTTAGAAGCGTACTTTCCCCAAGCAATGCAGTTTTTCTTCCCCCAAACAGCCGCACTAATTAACTGGGAACGTCCCCACGAATTTCTCGACAAGGAATTTCAACAAATAGCCAGGGAGGCTGAACAGGGTAGAAGATACGCTGATAAATTAGTCAAAGTTTGGCAACTTCAAGGAGAGGAAATTTGGCTATTGATTCATGTAGAAATCCAAGCCAAACCAGAAGATAACTTTGCCGAAAGGATGTTTTCTTATAACTTGCGAATCTTTGACAAATTTGGTCAACCTGCCATCAGTTTAGCAATTTTGTGTGATGCTGACTCAAATTGGCGACCAAATCAATACAGTTATAATTATCCTGATTGTGCCTTGCATTTTCGATTTGGTAGTGTCAAGTTACTCGATTATCAAAATCGTTGGGCAGAATTAGAAGCTAGTGATAATCCTTTTGCTACTGTGGTAATGGCACATTTAAAGACACAGCAAACCACTAAGCAACCAGGAGAACGCAAAGCATGGAAATTTAGCCTGATTCGGCGATTGTATGAACAAGGACTACAAGAAAGGGATATTCGTAACCTTTATCGTTTCATAGATTGGGTGATGATTTTGCCAAAACCTTTAGAAGCAGAATTTTGGCAAGAGTTTAAACAATTTGAGCAGGAGCGTACTATGAGTTACATTACCACAGGTGAGCGCATTGGCTACGAGCGCGGCAAGGAAGAAGGAAAACAGGAAGGTGAGCAAGCACTTGTACTACGGTTACTGCAAAAACGGGTGGGAGATTTACCCGCAGAAGTTCGGGAACAGATTCAAAGTCTTTCTCTAGAACAGTTGGAAACACTGGGTGAAGCTTTATTAGATTTTAGTGCGATCGCTGACTTATTCAACTGGCTCGATGCAAACCCCACCGTTTAA
- the lpxA gene encoding acyl-ACP--UDP-N-acetylglucosamine O-acyltransferase produces the protein MKTLIHPTAVIHPNSELHPTVQVGAYAVIGANVKVGADTIIGAHAIIEGPCEIGVGNQIFPGAAIGMEPQDLKFVGEPTWVRIGDRNLIREYVTINRATGAGEATIIGNDNLLMAYVHVAHNCVIEDSVIIANSVALAGHVHIESRARLSGVLGVHQFVHIGRHAMVGGMARIDRDVPPYMLVEGNPGRIRTLNLVGLKRSGFDSSELQLLKKAFRILYRSSLSFKEALEQLESLGDTETLQNLRRFLLLSQMPGRRGLIPGRGRVSGSDES, from the coding sequence TTGAAAACCCTGATTCATCCAACTGCTGTAATTCATCCAAACTCGGAACTACACCCAACGGTGCAAGTCGGTGCTTATGCTGTGATCGGAGCAAACGTCAAAGTCGGTGCTGACACTATTATCGGCGCGCACGCAATTATAGAAGGGCCTTGTGAAATTGGTGTAGGAAATCAAATTTTTCCTGGCGCAGCCATCGGGATGGAACCCCAAGACCTCAAGTTTGTTGGCGAACCGACTTGGGTAAGAATAGGCGATCGCAATTTGATTCGCGAGTACGTCACCATTAACCGCGCCACCGGTGCAGGGGAAGCCACAATCATTGGCAATGACAACCTACTGATGGCTTATGTTCATGTAGCTCATAACTGTGTAATTGAAGACTCAGTTATTATCGCAAACTCCGTAGCTCTAGCTGGACACGTTCATATAGAGTCACGCGCCAGACTAAGCGGCGTTTTAGGTGTGCATCAATTCGTACACATTGGTAGACACGCAATGGTAGGAGGAATGGCACGCATTGATCGTGATGTGCCGCCTTATATGCTCGTAGAAGGCAACCCAGGACGCATTAGAACCCTGAATTTAGTAGGTCTGAAACGTTCGGGATTTGATAGCAGCGAGTTACAACTACTCAAAAAAGCCTTTCGCATACTTTACCGTTCTAGTCTCAGTTTTAAAGAAGCTTTAGAACAACTCGAATCATTGGGAGACACCGAAACCCTGCAAAACCTCCGCCGCTTCCTGTTACTGTCCCAAATGCCAGGAAGACGAGGCTTGATTCCCGGCAGAGGGAGAGTAAGCGGGAGTGATGAGTCTTAG